The DNA region CCTCGCTCACTCCAGCTTTGACGCGCAAGTGCCGCCAGATGTGTTCAAACTTGAATTTCCCACAGGGACTCAGGTCTACGATCAAGTCCGGCAGGTCACCTATCGCGCCGGCGCCGACAGCCGCCAACATTACCTGAAATCCATGGCTAAGGCCGGCGCCTTGGGAATCGAGGAACTCAAACGCTCGAACCCACGGATGACCCTGGCGACCGTTGATTCGCGAAGCGGAAGCGCTTGGCTTTGGGCGGGCATCATCTTCGGCGCCGTGACTGTCGCCGCATTTTTGTTGTGGTCATTTCGAAAGATTCGGGCTGCCTAATCATGTTCAACCCAATTCCACTCGCCGTAGCGCTATTGTTATTACCGGCCACGGCTGACCGTGCGATTGATTTTCAGAAGACTTGCGGACAAAACTCACTTTGGATGGCATGCGACATCCTCGGAAAATCCATCGACATTGAGGAGGTGGACCGGCTACTTCCAGCGGATGATCATGGGCTCGTGTCATTTGCTGACCTTAAAGGAGCCCTCAATAAGCTGGGATTTTACCCCCTGGCAATTGAAACTGGGTTGTCGCAACTGCAACTCGTACCACCGCCGGCAATATTGCATGTCAAGTCGGTCGCCGGCCAGAATGAGGGCGATCATTACGTGCTGTTTCTCGGTTTCGACCGGTCGGGCAGCATTGCCTTGCTCGATCCGCCGGCCCCGCCAACGGCTTACACCGCGGACGTTTTTCGCAAGATATGGACTGGACGTGTTCTGGCGATATGCAAGTCACCGGACGAGGCGCGCAGCCTACTTGCCGCATTGGACCGAGGGACCAACGTAACAGTCCGTAATGCGACATTCTGGGGAGCGCTTGCCATCGCATTCGCAGGCTGTGCGTTCTTGTTTGGCTTCAAGAACCGATACGGCAGCAGCCTGAAGGCCGCAATCGCAGCACTTGGCTTATGCGCCGTTTCGCTGCCTGGTTGCCGCCCCGCGCCAGCGGCTGGCCTCGCGCCGCATCTCGTACTGAAAGAGGATCACATTAATTTAGGGATCATTCCTCGATCCAAGCCGGCCTTGGCTCGCATTACATTAAGCAATACAGGACCGGGGAACTTGCGAGTCATGCAAATCGGAACTTCGTGCAGTTGCACGCTGGCGGAACCACCATCCGAAGTGCCGCCAGGAAAACAGGGTGTGCTACTGATCAAGGTTCCGAAGCCTGAGGCTGGACCCAAGAGCGCTCGTGTACTCATTCGGTCAAACGACCCGGACAGCCCGCACGAGTTATTCGTCTCTTGGTATGGCGAGTCTCCACCGTCGTTCGCCCCACCGAAGATTGATGTGACGGCAGAGGGCGGCAAACCATTTCGGCGGACGGTTTTTCTCAACTACGCCAGTGGCGACCCGCAACAGCAGCTTTCGGTCAAGGAGATTAAAACAACGGGCCCCGATTTTCAACTTCGTTTGATCTCTTCGCGTGCGAAAGAGACTGTCTCATCGCGTCAAGTGTCCAACCTCAACAGTATCGTGGCCGAGTTGCCGTTTGAGTTCAGTTGCGCCACGGTGTCAGGAGTGATCGAAGGAGAATGCACCGTAACGGCGGAACTGGCTGGCACGGTGATCCATGTTCCGCTATCGGTCCGCGTGCAAGAGGCGGCGCAATTGGCGGCCGCGCCGAAATCGCTATTCGTCAGCGGTCGATGCGAACAGCTCGAAGGCGTCAAACGCTC from Pirellulales bacterium includes:
- a CDS encoding DUF1573 domain-containing protein, with translation MFNPIPLAVALLLLPATADRAIDFQKTCGQNSLWMACDILGKSIDIEEVDRLLPADDHGLVSFADLKGALNKLGFYPLAIETGLSQLQLVPPPAILHVKSVAGQNEGDHYVLFLGFDRSGSIALLDPPAPPTAYTADVFRKIWTGRVLAICKSPDEARSLLAALDRGTNVTVRNATFWGALAIAFAGCAFLFGFKNRYGSSLKAAIAALGLCAVSLPGCRPAPAAGLAPHLVLKEDHINLGIIPRSKPALARITLSNTGPGNLRVMQIGTSCSCTLAEPPSEVPPGKQGVLLIKVPKPEAGPKSARVLIRSNDPDSPHELFVSWYGESPPSFAPPKIDVTAEGGKPFRRTVFLNYASGDPQQQLSVKEIKTTGPDFQLRLISSRAKETVSSRQVSNLNSIVAELPFEFSCATVSGVIEGECTVTAELAGTVIHVPLSVRVQEAAQLAAAPKSLFVSGRCEQLEGVKRSLRITSRFSGKPRISFLPPTELLHSEVVEKEPGVFSVQIQITRRPEDNYQGRILVQIEDQAAAKCEIPISVLVFN